The following nucleotide sequence is from Alkalihalobacillus sp. LMS39.
TGGTAACACAACACCAACCGTCTCAACGGTTAATTCCATAAATAGCGACTGAACCGATTGTTCTGTAATTTCCATTAACAAGTATTGTGTGAATGTATGGGTTAGTAGTTGAAATAATTTTTCTCCAAGCCTTCCACCAAATAACCATAAAAACAAAAAGACAATTAACAAAATAAGCGCTGTGTTTATATCTGTACTTTTTGGGACTTGCCCTTTCTTTCTTGTATCTTCACGCTTTTTTGCAGTTGCTTTTTCGGTTTTTTCTTGGGCAAAATATTGGAGATCCATTTTTATAAAACTCATCATTAGGCTCCTCCTAGCAACTGCATTAATGTGCGCATCGTAACTAACATTTGGTCAAATAAATGCTGAACAAGGAAGAAAAAGATTCCCATATAAATCATTAATAATAAAAGACCCACTGTAATCTTTAATGGTATCCCGACAACAAAGACGTTCATTTGCGGTACCGCTCTTGCTACCATCCCTAGTGATAGATCAACTAAAAACAAAGCTCCTACAATCGGAATGGCCATTTGAAAAGCAATAAGAAACATCATAGAAAAGCTTTTTATTACAAAATATATAATGTTTTCATTCCCAAACGGGAGAAACACCTGGTCTATTGGAATAAATTCATAGCTATAAAAGACACCATCAATAAGAAGGTGATGACCATCTACAGCAAGCAAATATAAAATCGCAAGAGCATATAAATACCCCCCAATTAACGGACTTTGTGCACCTGTTTGAGGGTCAATCGTATTCGCAATCATAAATCCCATATTCATGTCGATAAAGCCCC
It contains:
- the fliR gene encoding flagellar biosynthetic protein FliR, which codes for MEWINQLPAFLLIFLRVLAFFTVMPIFSYRNIPNQFKIGLAVFLAWIMFFTIELPIIPIDGTYFLLIIKEVLVGLVVGLVAMMMLYAIQVAGGFIDMNMGFMIANTIDPQTGAQSPLIGGYLYALAILYLLAVDGHHLLIDGVFYSYEFIPIDQVFLPFGNENIIYFVIKSFSMMFLIAFQMAIPIVGALFLVDLSLGMVARAVPQMNVFVVGIPLKITVGLLLLMIYMGIFFFLVQHLFDQMLVTMRTLMQLLGGA